In the genome of Nycticebus coucang isolate mNycCou1 chromosome 12, mNycCou1.pri, whole genome shotgun sequence, the window TGCTACTAAAactaaaaggatcacttgagcccaagagttagaggttgctgtgaactatgatgccatggtactctgccgagggcgacaaagcaagactctgtctcaaatatatacataatttttttttttttaatggagacagagtgTTTTGCTTTGGCTATGTTAATTAATCCTCTCACCATCTCAAAgtgttgggatcacaggcatgagccactgcacccagcttaggGTGTGATTTTGGGCTCCTGACCTCCACACATGCCAAGATAGCATGGGGCTGGGGAGGTGGCTCCAAGACACATACAACCCCAAGTGGCCACTATTCCTAATCCCATGTTTCCCTACTAGGGAGAGAAGTCTTTTTTCCTCCAGCCAGGGGAGAGGCTGGAACGAGGCATCCAAGATGTATATGTGCTGTCAGAGCAGCAGGGACTGCTGCTGAGGGCCCTGCAGCccctggaggagggggaggatgaggaGAAGGTCTCACGCCAGGCTGGGGACCACTGGCTCATCCGTGGGCCCCTGGAGTATGTACCGTCTGCCAAGGTGGAGGTGGTTGAAGAACGCCAGGCCATCCCTCTGGATGAGAATGAAGGCATCTATGTGCAGGATGTCAAGACCGGAAAGGTAACAGCCAAGGGATGGGTAGTGTCCCTGCTGTGTGGCCACAGCGGCAGCTTCTTCTAGGTAAACAGGGAGATGCTGATGGAGAGAGGTACATGGTAGAGGTTGGAGAGGGTACTTCAGCAGCACAGATGGCAGCATCTGGGTGGGTGGGCTGGCTGGTAGGTATGGGGGCATTTTGTGGAGTATTTTCCATTGTTTTGTCTTAAacatttaatttcaaactttAGAAACTCCTGCTGAGAGGATGAGCCAAGTTTTAGGATAGTGACTATGCCCTCCTACAGATCTGGCCCCTAGTATACAGGTCTGATGAGAGGGCCCTAGGAATGAAAAGAAACTCCTCCCCTGTGCCCATATCCTGGTGGAATCTTTCCTTTTGCTACTAAAACCTATTAATAAAACATTGactttggggcggcacctgtggctcagtgcgtagggtgtcagccccatataccaagggtggcaggtttgaacccagccccagccaaactgcaacaaaaaatagtcaggtgttgtggcagacgcctgtagtcccagctacttggtagtctgaggcaagagactctcttaagcccaagagctggaggttgctgtgagagctgtgatgccacggcactctactgagggcggcaaagtaagactctgtctccaaaaaaataaaaaataaataaataaaaccttgacCTTGGTTTGACCTAGGGCCACATCTCCAACTTCTTTTCTAAGAATCCAACATTATTCTAAACTTAGAAGCACAGCTTAGACCCCTACCAGGTGTTAGTGTATACTACTTAGTTTGTAGGATTGGGTCTATTCACACGATAACTTCCAAGCTACCCTATGAAGGAAGATTCTAGAAGGAATAATATGAAGAATTTACTGTTATGCCAAGTGCTGTTCTTTGAACTAGATATGTGAAATGTCATTTATTCCTCAAGCCCATGAGATAGCtgaggatgaggaaactgaagcccaaggGGTGAGATAGCTTGCCCAAGATGACAGAGCTGGGAGATGCCAAACCCAAGACTGAACTAGCCTCATGGCAAAGACCACATTCAGTCTCAATGCTGTGCCTCTCTGGGTAGACTGCTAGGTGGGTCTTCCTCCCTTCCACCCTCATTAACAAAGTCTGTCCTTGGCTCAAGGTACGTGCTGTGATTGGAAATACCTACATGCTGACCCAGGATGAGGTCCTGTGGGAGAAAGAGCTGCCTCTTGGGGTGGAGGAGCTGCTGAACAAGGGGCAGGACCCACTGGCAGACAGGGGCGAGAAGAACACAGCCAAGACCTTTCAGCCCTTGGCTCCCCGGAACAAGACCCGTGTGGTCAGTTACCGTGTCCCCCACAATGCCGCTGTGCAGGTGTATGACTACAGAGAGAAGAGAGCTCGGTGAGGGCCGGCCGGGGGTGTGAGGTGCAGTGGTAGCAGATCTCCAAGTGCCTGGCTCTGACCCCTGGCTCTCTCTGCAGCGTGGTCTTTGGGCCTGAGCTGGTGTCGCTGGGTCCTGAGGAGCAGTTCACAGTGTTGTCTCTCTCAGCTGGAAGGCCCAAGCGCCCCCACGCCCGCCGAGCGCTTTGCTTGCTGCTGGGGCCTGACTTCTTCACAGACGTCATCACCATCGAGACAGCAGATCACGCCAGGCTGCAGCTGCAGCTCGCCTACAACTGGTAACAAAGGGTGGAGACAGCTGCTGAAGGATTTctccgggggtgggggtggggggggtggggacagcctccaggagtgctgggctccttgagggcaggatgCCTGACCCTGATGCCCCAGTCAAGAGGAACACAGGAGTTCATGCATATCCAGGGAAGGTACAGGACCACCTCCTGGCCACACCAGCTAACCCTCCAGCATGTGTTCAGCTAGGTGCTTAACTGCAAGGTTATGAAGAGATGGATGAGGatcgccccacccccacccctgcggtagctcatgcctataatcctagcactctgggaggccaaggcaggtggaacccttgagctcaggagtctgagaccagcaagagcgagatcccatctctactaaaaattaaaaaattagccagggcttggtgcctgtagcacagtggttattgcACCAGctgcatataccaagggtagcaggtttcaatctggcctgggccagctaaacaattgcaacataAAAGTaaccgggcattatggcaggcgtctgtagtcccagctacttgagaggctgaggcaagagaatcgcttgagcccaagagtttgaggttgctgtgagctgtgatgccaaagcactctaatgagagcaacatagtgagactctgtctcaaaaaaaaagaaaagaaaagaaaagaaaaattgcccaggtgtggtggtgggtgcctgtagttccagctatttgggaggctaaagtgggaggatcccttcaacctaggagtctgaggttgcaatgagctgtgggtaatgccactgtactctagcctctgtctcaaaaaaaaaaaaaaaaaaaaaaaaaatcaaggagacCTAGCTAGTGGGAAGAGATGGTGTGAGGGAGTGGCAAGCCTGCCAAGATCTGCATCCCAGCCCCACTGTTTGCAAGCTGTGGACCTGAGCAAGGGGCTAGGCActttcctcagtttccctgtctgtaaaatgaggatggcAACATTACCTACTTTACAGAGCTGTTAAAAAGATGCAGCgagatggcggcgcctgtggctcaaaggggcagggcgctggccccatatgccggaggtggcgggttcacccagccttggccaaaaactacaaaaaaaaaaaaaaaaatagattcagcGAGAATTAGAACAGTGTCCCCTACAAGGCTAGTGAGAAATGGCAGCTGTTAGAATTGGACAAGTGATCAACTACCAGCCACAGTCTCACACCTCTTGGCTGAGAGGTGCCAGTACCATAGATGGGGTGCTGATATAGTCCCAAGCACTACAGCACAGCACGATAGTTAAGAACAGACCCTacagccagactgcctgggttgaGCTTTCTGGCTTGCCACAAATTATGAGATCTTGGGTGAGTTACTTAACCTTCCTGGACCTCTATTTCCATATCTGTAACCTGGGGATAATGTGCATCCCTGTCTCATAGAGTGAGTGGATGAAATGGGAACAAGTGCTAAGTTTCTTGAGAATTTACCAAGCATAAATTAGCATTCTTTGTTGTAAGAGACCCTGCCCAGCCACAGGGGGTGGGTGTTGAAATCCTCCTCAAAGAGAAAGTTGCTGTGTCCTGAGGGAAACATTCTGGGCTTCTTTGCTCACAGGCACTTTGAGCTGAGTGACCGGAATGATCCCCAAGAGACGGCCAAGCTCTTCTCAGTGCCCGACTTTGTGGGTGATGCCTGCAAGGCCATTGCATCCCGGGTTCGGGGAGCTGTGGCCTCTGTCACCTTTGATGACTTCCATAAGAACTCAGCCCGCATCATTCGCACTGCTGTCTTTGGCTTTGAGACCTTAGAAGCCAAAGGCCCTGATGGAATTGCCCTGCCCAAGCCCCGAGACCGGGCCATCTTCCCTCAAAATGGGCTAGTGGTCAGCAGCGTGGATGTACAATCAGTGGAGCCTGTGGACCAGAGGACCCGGGATGCTCTGCAGCGAAGTGTCCAGCTAGCCATTGAGATCACCACCAACTCCCAGGAGGCAGCGGCCAAGTGAGTGAGGTCTGGGGGCCTGGCTGCTCACTGTTCCCCCTGAGGCCTGACCTCTCTGGAGTCCCCATCTCAGCCATAGCCAGGACCTAGATAACATGGCATCCCCTCCTGGTCTGCCTACTGTCATCTTTGCCCCCAGGAGTAAGAAAAGATGACCCACTTAAAGTGTGAATCAGATGCCACCATGGCTCCTGAGACTTCGTATCTTGTAACAAAACCCAGAATCCTTTCTGTGGCCTTCTGGGCACCTTGGGTCCAGCTTGGCCTCTGCAGACCCCACTTTCCAGCCTTCCCTCAGCTGATGTATCCAGCCCCACACAATTCCTTTTGCACAGCTTATTCCCACCTgaagacctttttttttgtttgttttattttttcacctgAAGGCCttttgcactggctgttcccaCTGCCCAGAAAGCTCTTCCCTCAGAACTCCTAAGGCAAGCCCCTCCTCTGCTCTAAGCCAAAGGCTTCCTCCTTAGAgagccttttcctttcttccaaaaCTGAATAACATCTTTGCCCAGTCAGCCATTTTTACCACCTTTAAGCTGCTTGTTGCTCTCTGAAATTGAAATCCTCCTCACTGTTTTTCCCCCCTGAAAGGCAAGTTGCATGAGAGCAGAAGCACAATTGTGCCAGCACTCCTAGGTCTAGAACCACACCAGGCCTGGGGCACATACATTGTTCTGGGTCCAGGTGCAGGTTGAGTCTTCCCATGGCCAGGATCTGGCCTGGGTATCTGATAGATTTGGGGTCCCTGCCCTTGGTGCTCCTGTTCCCTCTAGCCCCATGCCAGTGTCTTATCTGTCCCCATTTTTCTCCAGGCACGAGGCTCAGAGACTAGAGCAAGAAGCCCGTGGCCGGCTTGAGAGGCAGAAGATCCTGGACCAATCAGAAGCTGAGAAGGCTCGCAGGGAACTCTTGGAGCTGGAGGCTCTGAGGTAGGGTGAGAACTAGAGGAGGAAAAGGCTGGCAAGGGTTGAGTGTCTTGGGAAAGTAGCTGACGCACCAATGGGGTGTGTAAGAGAGAGGGCGCCCATGTAAGAGCTGCTGCTTCAGAAGTGAAGGCTGGgctggtgtggtggttcatacctgtaatcccagcactctggacgGCCGTGGCAGGccgatcgcctgagctcacaagttagagaccagcctgagctagagtgagaccccatatcaaaaaaatagctgggcattgtggtgggtgtctatagtcccagctacttgggaggctgaggcaagagaattgctagggggtggtggctcatgcctataatcctagcactccgggaggttgagacaggtgtattgcctgagctcatgagtttgagaccagcctgagcaaaagtaagaccctgtatctactaaaaaatagaaaaactgaggtaagaggatcgcttgggcccgtgttggaggttgctgtgagctatgacactacggcactctacccagggcaacagcttgggactctatctcaaaaaaaaaaaaaaaaagaagggtggcgcctgtggctcagtgagtagggcactggctccatataccaagggtggagggtttgaacccggccccggctaaactacaacaaaaaaacagctgggcattgtggcgggtgcctgtagtcccagctacttgggaggctgaggcaagagaatcacctaagcccaagacccagaggttgctgtgagctttgatgccacagcactctaccgagggtgacaaagtgagactctgtctctaaaaaaaaaaaaaaaaggctgcaagAGGGCTGGGCTTTCCCCTGGGTCTTGCCTAACTCTGCCTTCCTCTCTAGCATGGCTGTGGAGAGCACTGGGACCGCTAAGGCAGAGGCAGAGTCTCGAGCAGAGGCGGCGAGGATTGAGGGAGAAGGCTCAGTGCTTCAGGCCAAGCTAAAAGCAGAGGCCCTGGCTATTGAGACAGTAAGTCAGGGCCAGCTCTTGGTCTGGGAGGGCCTGGCCATTCACTACAATTCCTGAGGCCAGGTGGGACACCAAGTTCCCTAACATAAACCCTATTCAAGTAGTTTGATTTAAAAAGTCTTTTGACCTATAGCAGCTCACTCACCACATCCCTGGAAGGTAAGGATGTCACACCCATCTCACAGCCGACTGCTTACGTTGGCCACATGTGTGCCAGCTACCGCGGTGTTTTCCAGGCAGGACCTTTTTAACTGCTGGAATCCCATTAAGGTCTgcatctccatttcacagatcaGGGGCTGATGCTCAGATTAAGGAGTTCCCAAAAGTTGCtagacaggctcagcacctgtgttcagtggttagggtgctggccacatgcaccagggctggtgggtttgaacccggccagggagggcggcgcctgtggctcaaagtggtagggcgccagtcccatatgccaaaggtggcaggttcaaacccagccccggccaaaaaaaacccacaaaaaaaaaaaaaaagaacccggccagggcctgctaaacaacaatgacaactacaacaacaacaaaaaatagctgggcactgtggcaggtacctatagtcagctatttgggagactgaggcaagagaatcgcttaagcccaagaatttgaggttgctgtaagctatgacgccacggcactctatctagggtaactctgtctttaaaaaaaaaaaaaaaaaatagttgctgggctcagtggctcatgcctgtaatcctagcactctggtaggctgaggcggttgaatctcttgagctcaggagtttgagagcagcctgagcaagtgtgagaccctatctctaaaaatagctgggcattgtggtgagtgcctgtagtcccagctacttgggaggctgaggcaagaggatcgcttgagcccaggagtttgagataatgagctatgacaccacagcactctaccaagggcaatagagttagactctgtctcaaaaaaaaaaaaaaaaaaaagttgctagaCAGGGGGTGGAGTATCCTGACTGAATTTACAATTCCATCCCTTCTTCCTCAGCTCCCTTAGGCCTGCTAGCCAGGGTGACTTACTGGACAGTTCCCAGGGGCCACAAGTTCTAAAAAATGCTGGGTATTTCCCCTTCTAGGAGGCTGAGCTCCAGCGGGTACAGAAAGTACGAGAGATGGAACTGGTCTATGCCCGGGCCCAGCTGGAGCTAGAGGTGAACAAGGCCCAACAGCTGGCCGAGGTGGAGGTTAAGAAGTTCAAGCAGATGACAGAGGCCCTGGGCCCCAGCACCATCAGGGACCTTGCTGTGGCTGGGCCAGAGATACAGgtgaggatgggggaaggggagttGGTCTTGGGACCAGTCTTGGAACCAAGAAGATAGAGCCCAAAAGCACGTGCAACAACTTGAAAGCtgttgggggtggaggggtgagGGAGGTGGTGAGCGAACTATCTCTCTGCCATGTGTAACTCAAGCATGGCCTCCTGCTACATCAGCCCTGTACTAGACTTAGTCATGAGCTTCAGGGGGAGACGGCAAACAGATGGGACATCCAtgtatgataaatatttttgaaggaagCCCAGCAGGGTGATCAGATGAAGGGGAAGGTGACACTGCAAGCCACTTTGTTTAAGGAGTGTCACTCTGAAGTTTAGTTCCCTAGAGAAGCAGCTGAGGAGATGAGAGAAGTGACCAGGATCAGCCCCATCTtaccttcttccctctccctccaggtAAAACTGCTCCAATCCCTGGGCCTGAAATCCACCCTCATCACCGATGGCTCCACTCCCATCAACCTCTTCAGTACAGCCCTGGGGCTGCTGGGGCTGGGGTCTGAGGCTCAGCCCTCAGCCAAAAAGGTGGCCAGTGGATCTGGCCCTCAAGAGGGCTTGACTCCCCAGCCCTTTTCTGCCCCTCAAGGTCCTGGGGACAATCACATAGTGCCTATACTTCACTAACCCTGACAAATGCAATGGATATTTCTAGGCATTTAAACCCTTTTCTGTGGGCTAGGtcaggtggctcactcctgtaatcctagtagtctgtgaggacgaggcaggtggattgcttgagctcaggagttacagaccagcctgagcaagagtgagacccggtctctactaaaaatagaaaaattagctgggcgtggtgtgcaggcctgtagtctcagctacttgggaggctgaggcaaaaggatcatttgagcctaggagtttgaggttgctatgagttattatgctaccgcactctacccagggcaacaaagtgagactctgtctcaaagtaaataaataaaccctttTCTGTGTGTTTCAAGTCTGAGTCACAAAAGAGCTTAATGGTGATAGCAGGTGGTACCATGAAATTTGAGGTAGTTAGCAGAGACTACCCTTATCTGTAAAGAGAGAGGAtttccccaaagtcacacaggtAGGAATGTGTCCCTAAAGCCTTGCCCACTGAGCCAGCGGTCTTTCTGGTAGTCAGCTTCCTTAGAGCCCATATAGGGGAGATGAAAACACAGGAGGGAAGATGGGTCCTACCTGGCTAGCCCTCTGGAATAGCTCTTGCACTCACAACATCTCCTTGTCAAATCCTCCAGGAGGCCAGCTTGGCCAGGGAGTTTCACACTGGCTGTTCCCACTGCCCAGAAAGCTTTCCCTGAGGGCTGCTTTCAAGGCAGGCTTCTCCTCGCAGCCCCACCCTCCAGCTGCAGCACATCGTCCTAGCTTCCTGAGCTCCCTTCAGCAGCACCTGTGAAGGGAGGTGTGGGGGCACCAGTGGGTGTGCCATGCCCACACCCTGCCCTGTGCACTTGTATGTCCTCAGATGGGGATGTGTCAGATTGGGGAGGAATCTGCCCAGGGCAGTAGGAACTAAAGTGCCTGAAATGCTTCTGCATGGGTGGTGGTGCTCTCTTCCTACCCTGCCCCACTAACAGTAAGGGCCCTTAGTTGGTAGATGGATTCCAGTGCAATCAGCCCAGGCACAATAGGCCCCTGCTGCCAGGTAGAGCCATAGGTGCCAGGCCGTCCTCTGCTGAGGAAGTTAAAAAGAGCCTGAGTATAGGGAGAGAAGCTTGAGTTTCCTTGCTGTGTGCAAGAGAAGGTAACTCAGTCTcattttcccatctgtgaaatgagccAGCAGTTCCTCTACTGATCTGGGTTGGTGCACAAATATAATGAATGATGACCCTTTGACAGTCTTATTCCTTTTCCCCTACTGGGGGCTGACCTCATgagccttttgttgttgttgttgtttgctttttaagacagagtctcactgttgccattggtagagtgctgtggtgtcacagctcacaaacaacctcaaactcttgggcttaagcgattctcttgcctcagcctcccaagtagctgggactacaggtgcccaccacaatgagcCTTGTTTCTTCCCAAGTTAATTTGTGTGGCCAGTGGCTCAACTCAAGTATGAGCTGCAATTAGCGCACAGCACTTGGTGGTACAGGCTCAGTGTGGAATAGGCAAGTGAGTCAGTCCCTCCATCCCCAAACTCTCCTACACTTTCCCTCAAGAGAAGTCATTAATTTAAAGCTCTTTGTCTGATACCTCATGCGTATTAAGTGCTGCTATGTTAGTGCTGTTTATTACTGGCCTCTGGGGACAGTCTGACAAGCAAATGTCCCTGGTGGTGTGTGCCTTTGTTCTGGCCACCCCTGAACACTGCCATTACCAACTCCCACACTACCCTTGAAACCTCAGTTCTGCTGCCCCAGCCTTGCCTTCCACCAACCATTCCTCCCTTGAGGCTGTGATGACCTCAAACACCTTTCCATCAACAGCCTCCTGCCCCTCTTCATTTCAGATTTGCCCCGCTTAGATTCCATGCTTTGTCCTTCCCCTGTGATGCTTAGTGGAAAAAgacccctccctccctgcaccaCTCCTGACTAGCTGCATGTCACAGGAGGAGGAGCACAGCCACCCCAGCCGACTGATCTCATTTTAAACTCATGGCAACGCATTTCAAAGGAGGCCtaattgctctgtcttcctctatCTTGTGTGGGATCCCCTTCAAAACAACCATTTGCACCTCCTCTCTTCTCAACCTCCTACACTCCTGCCCACTTTCTCTCACCTCTTTGAGAAAATAGCAGCAGATTGGGCAGGAAGGCCCTCCCCTTCCCAGCAACAAATCTGTCCACCTGGACTCTGTCCTCCTGTTCCCACTGAGGACTCCTCCCCTTAGACTCTAGACCCAACCCATCTTGAGTCCTCAAGGGCTGCACTAACTCCTACATGGATCACCTTCCTCTCCTGAGCCATCaatttcttccttctgcctggacTGTTGTTATCAGCATACGAACGTGTCTTAATCTCTCCCACATGAAACAAAAACTCTTCCTTAACTAACTGCCACCTCTCCTCACTTTTTCCTTCACAGCCTAATTTCCCCAGAGTTCTGTGGTCTGTTTCCATTCCCCACCTCTCATTACCTCTTCAAACCCCTACAGTTAGCTTGACTCCACCTCCTTGCTTTATGGAAACTGCTTTAATTGGCATCCCCCTGATGTCCTGTTGCTAAATCCCATAGTTGTGTTGTCCTCTGTTCAGCCTTTCCCATCATTCAGCACAGCTGGCCACCCCTCTTTCCAGACAGCCCAGTATGGAAGGAGGggtgcttttctttctcccttggtGGTGGCTGCTCCTCTGCTTGGCTCCTAAATTGCCGGTTTCCATAGGCACCTTTCTCTTTCTTACCCACATGCTCAGCCAGTCTCGTGGCCTTACATAAACTCGAAATCCATTTCTCCAGCCCTGAGCTTTGGACTCATTTCCAATTAATGATTCGATGTCTCCACATGGATATCTAAAGGCTGGCAGGctttggccatgtgacttgctctGGTCAATGAAACCCTAGGGAAAATGCCACACCACCATATAAAACAGCGCCCACCAATGGTTCACGAAGAGGATGCTCTATCAGCGTGGGTCCTAGGTGGCATGAAACAGAGCCACAGCTGACCCACAAAAGACATGTTAGCAGGAGTACTGTATTAAGAGAGATTTGGCGTGGGCTGTTACCATGGCATAACCCACCTGTCCTGACTACATGTACCTCACAGGATCGTGAAGTCCAGGAGGTAAGGGAAACGGCTGTAGAATTCTCTGCCTGCAGATGGGCCCCCCACAGCCATATGGTGGGGGAAGACAGGCCTGGCTGGAAAGACAGTAGAACCCTAGTTCACACTACAGCCTGATTCTAAGTCAGTTACCAAATTTGCCCTTGAGTGTTCCTAAAATTGCCCACAAATATAGAACAGTGTGATTTCTAATGAAGTTCAACACAGTCTATTTTTCTCCAGCACTGGAATAAAGGGCTGTTCTTTGGTTGAATACCAGTGAAAGGAATTGATTTAAGGACCTCTTTTGTAAGAAAACTCATACTCAGgatcggtgcccgtagctcagtggttacggtgtgagccacatacaccgaggctggcaggtttgagtccagcccgggtcagctaaacaataactgcaaccaaaaaatagccgggctggtggtgcctgtagctcaatgggcaGGGTGCGggctacatacactgagactgacaggttcaaacccagcccaggccagctaaaacaaccatgacaattgcaataacaacaaaaatagccgggcattttgtggcgggcacctgtagtcccatctgcctggtaggctgaggcaagagaatcgcttgagcccaggagtttgaggttgctgtgagcggtgacgccaaagcactctaccgagggcgacatagtgagactgtctcaacaacaaaaaaaacccctcctACTCAGCGGGGTAAGATGCTGTTTACCAACtcaattttctcctcttcttaGGCCCATAAATAATCTAtgtttcccagcctcccttgcatgAGCTGTAGACAGTGGGAAGGAAGTGTTAAGTGCTGATAAGTGTTCCAACATCTTCAAGCACAAATTTGTCCCTGCCACTGCCCAATTCAAGACCTTCAATGTTCATTCCAGAAGTGCCCCCTAAATGCAGTGGTAGGTGATTTACCACAGCATCCTTCAGGGTGGCAGGACCTGGTTAAATCAATAATGAATGGCACTCATGCTAATATGGCCAGGCTGCATTCAGTACGGCTGAGAGATTACACAAGCTAATGCGTACAATAGCACTCGGAACAGCAGTAGCTTATGTTAGCAgtagaataaaatgaattttatttatttattttttgagatagtctcactacgttgccctgggtagaatgctgtactgtcatagctcacagcaacctcaaactcttgggctcaggcaattctcttgcctcagcctcccaagtagctaggactacaggtgcccgccataacgcctggctactgtttttttttttcttttggtagagacagagtctcactttatcgccctcggtagagtgccgtggtgtcacacagctcacagcaacctctaactcctggacttaggcgattgtcttgcctcagcctcccaagtggctgggactacaggtgccagccacaatgcccagctattttttgttgcagtttggccggggccgtgtttgaacctgt includes:
- the MVP gene encoding major vault protein; the encoded protein is MATEESIIRIPPYHYIHVLDQNSNVSRVEIGPKTYIRQDNERVLFAPVRMVTVPPRHYCTVANPVSRDAQGSVLFDVTGQVRLRHADLEIRLAQDPFPLYPGEVLEKDITPLQVVLPNTALHLKALLDFEDKNGDKVVAGDEWLFEGPGTYIPRKEVEVVEIIQATIIRQNQALRLRARKECWDRNGKERVTGEEWLVTSVGAYLPAVFEEVLDLVDAVVLTEKTALHLRALQNFRDTRGVARRTGEEWLVTVQDTEAHVPDVHEEVLGVVPITTLGPRNYCVILDPVGPDGKNLLGQKRVVKGEKSFFLQPGERLERGIQDVYVLSEQQGLLLRALQPLEEGEDEEKVSRQAGDHWLIRGPLEYVPSAKVEVVEERQAIPLDENEGIYVQDVKTGKVRAVIGNTYMLTQDEVLWEKELPLGVEELLNKGQDPLADRGEKNTAKTFQPLAPRNKTRVVSYRVPHNAAVQVYDYREKRARVVFGPELVSLGPEEQFTVLSLSAGRPKRPHARRALCLLLGPDFFTDVITIETADHARLQLQLAYNWHFELSDRNDPQETAKLFSVPDFVGDACKAIASRVRGAVASVTFDDFHKNSARIIRTAVFGFETLEAKGPDGIALPKPRDRAIFPQNGLVVSSVDVQSVEPVDQRTRDALQRSVQLAIEITTNSQEAAAKHEAQRLEQEARGRLERQKILDQSEAEKARRELLELEALSMAVESTGTAKAEAESRAEAARIEGEGSVLQAKLKAEALAIETEAELQRVQKVREMELVYARAQLELEVNKAQQLAEVEVKKFKQMTEALGPSTIRDLAVAGPEIQVKLLQSLGLKSTLITDGSTPINLFSTALGLLGLGSEAQPSAKKVASGSGPQEGLTPQPFSAPQGPGDNHIVPILH